The Montipora foliosa isolate CH-2021 chromosome 14, ASM3666993v2, whole genome shotgun sequence genome window below encodes:
- the LOC137984938 gene encoding tetratricopeptide repeat protein 28-like: MATGPEYTDEQLNYFRICFITTDVITEGLQTIFKQEWDNRYKATLGEWKDEPRNGLDFKNQESPRNQRKNAGLLATMVNGNRAEWDCTMLFYAILYSDCIGRGLNAVVRSNVDDLRNFRNQDLAHLPQGHVKESEFHTAVGKVVVAFQALGLSDLKIQEIRNQKSFPTDELQKVLKKVDHLKDELKDKEQELREKDENLKETEKHRKVLEEQLQIEAPAAFCILPPKPSHDVAERDHELAKIAQQLKQLKETNESRLTSLYISGNPGSGKSQLAGLAAKKFFDDKKQIAGENAFVMTLNAQSLDSLLESYVSFARHLKCSEYAVTSTLNDKDLKTEGKIVNIKSLITTKVELYSSWLLVVDNVVSLSGMNPHLPETGDTHWCKGQLLITSQDTAAIPSETSFSNHISVSKGMTPSDAISLLASLSGIADVETEKEVARALDHQPLALASAVIFVKQVREASSNFGWKGYLEKLERGQRANTEAFLAMANQSYPISMTTAISLAVDKVMSSDKVLKHAFDFISLCGEQPLNLDLVIKYILNIAKQSDRSGLDESADKDIIGLRIRKSSLLLVEEDESGVYVRAHQIVRNFTQTRIKKYSEAQYFQIIHWVITSFSQFIDEKNLDKKDSISKSFQLVPHLKCLITKIETVFNVPGGGVFCEGDLAAVYDALGNVHHSIGEFQESKKYHDRALAIRIEKLGSQHIDVATSYNNIASVLHDQGDLEQAKDYHDRALAIRIEKLGSQHIDVATSYNNKARVLYAQGDLEQAKEYHDRALGIQIEKLGSQHINVATSYNNIASVLHAQGDLEQAKDYHDRALAIRIEKLGSQHIDVANTYNNIATIFLDQGDLEQAKEYLDRALAIRIEKLGSQHIDVATSYNNIASVLSAQGDLEQAKDYLDRALVIKIEKLGSQHINVATSYNNIASVLHDQGDLEQAKDYHDRALAIRIEKLGSQHIDVATSYNNKARVLHAQGDLEQAKEYHDRALAIQIEKLGSQHIIVATSYNNIASVLHAQGDLEQAKDYHDRALAIRIEKLGSQHIDVATSYNNKARVLYAQGDLEQAKEYHDRALAIQIEKLGSQHIIVATSYNNIASVLHAQGDLEQAKDYHDRALAIRIEKLGSQHINVATSYNNIATIFHDQGDLEQAKEYLDRALAIRIEKLGSQHIDVATSYINIASVLSAQGDLEQAKDYHDRALVIQIEKLGSQHIDVATSYNNKASVLYAQGDLEQAKEYLDRALAIRIEKLGSQHINVATSYNNIASVLHDQGDLEQAKDYHDRALAIRIEKLGSQHIDVATSYNNIATIFHDQGDLEQAKEYLDRDLAILIEKLGSQHIDVATSYNNIASVLHAQGDLEQAKDYHECALAIRIEKLGSQHIDVANSYNNIATIFLDQGDLEQAKEYLDRALAIRIEKLGSQHIDVATSYNNIASVLYAQGDLEQAKDYHDCALAIRIEKLGSQHIDVANSYNNIATMFLDQGDLEQAKEYLDRALAIRIEKLGSQHIDVATSYKNIASVLYARGDLEQAKEYHDRALAIQIEKLGSQHINVATSYNNIACVLSAQGDLEQAKDYHDRALVIQIEKLGSQHIDVATSYNNKASVLRAQGDLEQARDYHDRALAIRIEKLGSQHIKVADSCNNIATILHDQGDLEQAKEYLDRALAIWIEKLGSQHINVANSYNNIATILHDQGDLEQAKEYHDRALVIRIEKLGSQHIHVADSYKNLAVVLCDHGELEQAKEYFERALAIYLIRLGPDHSGVTTLQQLLARLQKLSSRVKRLNCVIY, translated from the coding sequence ATGGCCACTGGACCGGAATACACTGACGAGCAACTGAATTACTTCAGGATCTGCTTTATCACTACTGATGTGATAACTGAGGGCCTGCAAACAATCTTCAAACAAGAATGGGACAACCGCTACAAGGCAACTTTGGGAGAATGGAAAGACGAACCCCGAAATGGACTGGACTTCAAAAACCAGGAGTCGCCgagaaaccaaagaaaaaacgcGGGTCTTTTGGCAACCATGGTTAACGGAAATAGAGCAGAATGGGATTGCACCATGCTCTTTTACGCTATACTGTACTCCGACTGTATTGGAAGAGGCCTAAACGCAGTAGTCCGATCAAATGTGGATGATTTGAGAAATTTTCGTAATCAAGACCTTGCTCATTTGCCACAAGGCCATGTCAAGGAGTCAGAGTTTCACACTGCTGTAGGTAAAGTTGTAGTTGCCTTTCAAGCACTTGGCCTTTCCGATCTGAAGATTCAAGAAATCAGAAATCAGAAGAGTTTTCCGACGGACGAGTTACAAAAGGTCTTGAAAAAAGTCGACCACCTAAAAGACGAACTGAAAGACAAAGAACAGGAACTTAGAGAAAAAGATGAAAACCTTAAGGAAACAGAAAAGCATCGAAAGGTCCTTGAAGAGCAGTTACAAATTGAAGCTCCTGCGGCATTTTGCATTCTCCCACCGAAGCCATCTCACGACGTTGCCGAACGAGATCATGAGTTGGCGAAGATAGCTCAACAGCTAAAGCAACTGAAAGAAACCAACGAGAGCCGATTAACTTCCCTGTACATCTCAGGAAACCCTGGAAGCGGCAAATCTCAGTTAGCTGGTCTTGCCGCAAAGAAATTCTTTGATGACAAAAAACAAATCGCGGGCGAGAATGCATTCGTGATGACTCTAAATGCGCAAAGTCTTGATTCTCTGTTAGAATCCTACGTCTCTTTTGCTCGTCATCTAAAGTGTTCAGAATATGCAGTCACAAGTACTCTAAACGACAAAGATCTGAAGACGGAGGGGAAGATTGTCAACATAAAGTCATTAATTACAACCAAAGTTGAGCTTTACTCATCGTGGCTGTTAGTGGTGGACAATGTCGTCAGCTTAAGTGGAATGAATCCTCATTTGCCAGAGACCGGAGACACGCACTGGTGTAAAGGTCAGCTGCTTATCACATCGCAAGACACCGCTGCTATTCCTTCAGAAACCTCTTTCAGCAATCACATCTCTGTGAGCAAGGGCATGACACCATCTGACGCCATTTCCTTATTAGCCTCGCTCTCCGGCATCGCTGACGTTGAGACTGAAAAAGAAGTTGCTCGGGCATTAGATCACCAACCCCTTGCCTTAGCAAGCGCCGTCATCTTTGTCAAACAAGTTCGGGAAGCATCTTCGAATTTTGGCTGGAAAGGCTACCTCGAGAAGCTTGAGAGGGGTCAGCGTGCTAACACTGAGGCCTTTCTTGCCATGGCAAACCAAAGCTACCCAATCTCTATGACCACAGCGATTTCATTGGCCGTGGACAAGGTGATGTCATCTGACAAGGTTTTGAAACACGCATTCGATTTCATTTCTCTCTGTGGTGAGCAACCATTAAACCTTGACCTTGTAATCAAGTACATTCTGAATATCGCTAAGCAAAGCGATAGGAGTGGATTAGACGAATCTGCGGACAAAGATATCATTGGTTTAAGGATTCGAAAAAGCTCGCTGCTATTAGTTGAAGAAGACGAGAGTGGCGTCTACGTTCGAGCACATCAAATTGTGAGAAATTTTACCCAAACTAGAATCAAAAAGTATTCCGAGGCTCAATATTTTCAAATCATTCATTGGGTTATCACCTCATTTAGTCAGTTTATAGATGAGAAAAATCTTGATAAAAAAGACTCTATTTCTAAAAGCTTCCAGCTGGTACCTCATTTGAAGTGCCTaataacaaaaattgaaacggtATTTAATGTACCTGGTGGTGGTGTATTTTGTGAGGGAGACTTGGCAGCAGTCTATGATGCGTTAGGCAATGTCCATCACAGCATAGGTGAGTTTCAAGAATCAAAAAAGTATCATGATcgcgctcttgctatacggatagaaaagttgggatctcagcatatcgatgtcgcaaccagttacaacaacatagccaGTGTACTCCATgaccaaggtgacctggaacagGCAAAGGACTATCATGATcgcgctcttgctatacggatagaaaagttgggatctcagcatatcgatgtcgcaaccAGTTACAACAACAAAGCCAGGGTACTCTATGCCCAGGGTGACCTGGAACAGGCAAAGGAGTATCATGATCGCGCTCTTGGTATACagatagaaaagttgggatctcagcatatcAATGTCGCaaccagttacaacaacatagccaGTGTACTCCATGCCCAGGGTGACCTGGAACAGGCAAAGGACTATCATGATcgcgctcttgctatacggatagaaaagttgggatctcagcatatcgatgtcgcaaaCACTTACAACAACATAGCCACTATATTCCTTGACCAAGGTGACCTGGAGCAAGCAAAGGAGTATCTCGATcgcgctcttgctatacggatagaaaagttgggatctcagcatatcgatgtcgcaaccagttacaacaacatagcTAGTGTACTCAGTGCCCAGGGTGACCTGGAACAGGCAAAGGACTATCTTGATCGCGCTCTTGTTATAAagatagaaaagttgggatctcagcatatcAATGTCGCaaccagttacaacaacatagccaGTGTACTCCATgaccaaggtgacctggaacagGCAAAGGACTATCATGATcgcgctcttgctatacggatagaaaagttgggatctcagcatatcgatgtcgcaaccAGTTACAACAACAAAGCCAGGGTACTCCATGCCCAGGGTGACCTGGAACAGGCAAAGGAGTATCATGATCGCGCTCTTGCTATACagatagaaaagttgggatctcagcatatcATTGTCGCaaccagttacaacaacatagccaGTGTACTCCATGCCCAGGGTGACCTGGAACAGGCAAAAGACTATCATGATcgcgctcttgctatacggatagaaaagttgggatctcagcatatcgatgtcgcaaccAGTTACAACAACAAAGCCAGGGTACTCTATGCCCAGGGTGACCTGGAACAGGCAAAGGAGTATCATGATCGCGCTCTTGCTATACagatagaaaagttgggatctcagcatatcATTGTCGCaaccagttacaacaacatagccaGTGTACTCCATGCCCAGGGTGACCTGGAACAGGCAAAGGACTATCATGATcgcgctcttgctatacggatagaaaagttgggatctcagcatatcAATGTCGCaaccagttacaacaacatagccaCTATATTCCATGACCAAGGTGACCTGGAGCAAGCAAAGGAGTATCTCGATcgcgctcttgctatacggatagaaaagttgggatctcagcatatcgatgtcgcaaccAGTTACATCAACATAGCTAGCGTACTCAGTGCCCAGGGTGACCTGGAACAGGCAAAGGACTATCATGATCGCGCTCTTGTTATACagatagaaaagttgggatctcagcatatcgatgttgCAACCAGTTACAACAACAAAGCCAGCGTACTCTATGCCCAGGGTGACCTGGAACAGGCAAAGGAGTATCTCGATcgcgctcttgctatacggatagaaaagttgggatctcagcatatcAATGTCGCaaccagttacaacaacatagccaGTGTACTCCATgaccaaggtgacctggaacagGCAAAGGACTATCATGATcgcgctcttgctatacggatagaaaagttgggatctcagcatatcgatgtagcaaccagttacaacaacatagccaCTATATTCCATGACCAAGGTGACCTGGAGCAAGCAAAGGAGTATCTCGATCGCGATCTTGCTATACTgatagaaaagttgggatctcagcatatcgatgtagcaaccagttacaacaacatagccaGTGTACTCCATGCCCAGGGTGACCTGGAACAGGCAAAGGACTATCATGAATGCGCTCTTGCTATACggatagaaaagttgggatctcagcatatcgatgtcgccaacagttacaacaacatagccaCTATATTCCTTGACCAAGGTGACCTGGAGCAAGCAAAGGAGTATCTCGATcgcgctcttgctatacggatagaaaagttgggatctcagcatatcgatgtagcaaccagttacaacaacatagccaGTGTACTCTATGCCCAGGGTGACCTGGAACAGGCAAAGGACTATCATGATTGCGCTCTTGCTATACggatagaaaagttgggatctcagcatatcgatgtcgccaacagttacaacaacatagccaCTATGTTCCTTGACCAAGGTGACCTGGAGCAAGCAAAGGAGTATCTCGATcgcgctcttgctatacggatagaaaagttgggatctcagcatatcgatgtggCAACCAGTTACAAGAACATAGCCAGCGTACTCTATGCCCGGGGTGACCTTGAACAGGCAAAGGAGTATCATGATCGCGCTCTTGCTATACagatagaaaagttgggatctcagcatatcAATGTCGCaaccagttacaacaacatagcTTGCGTACTCAGTGCCCAGGGTGACCTGGAACAGGCAAAGGACTATCATGATCGCGCTCTTGTTATACagatagaaaagttgggatctcagcatatcgatgtcgcaaccAGTTACAACAACAAAGCCAGTGTACTCCGTGCCCAGGGTGACCTGGAACAGGCAAGGGACTATCATGATcgcgctcttgctatacggatagaaaagttgggatctcagcatatcAAGGTCGCCGACAGTTGCAACAACATAGCCACTATACTCCATGACCAAGGTGACCTGGAGCAAGCAAAGGAGTATCTCGATCGCGCTCTTGCTATATggatagaaaagttgggatctcagcatatcAATGTTGCCAacagttacaacaacatagccaCTATACTCCATgaccaaggtgacctggaacagGCAAAGGAGTATCATGATCGCGCTCTTGTTATACggatagaaaagttgggatctcaACATATTCATGTCGCAGATTCTTATAAAAACTTGGCTGTCGTACTCTGTGACCATGGTGAGCTGGAGCAGGCAAAGGAGTATTTTGAACGTGCGTTGGCCATCTATTTGATTCGTCTCGGTCCTGATCATTCTGGTGTTACAACTCTTCAGCAACTCTTGGCTAGACTGCAAAAACTGTCTAGTAGAGTAAAAAGACTGAATTGCGTCATATACTAA